From the Solanum pennellii chromosome 4, SPENNV200 genome, one window contains:
- the LOC107016876 gene encoding uncharacterized protein LOC107016876: MDPLKYIFQKAMPTGKLAKWQMLLSEFDIVYVTQKAIKTHALADHLAESWRLFFDGAANHQGKRIGEVLVSESGQHYPMATKLQFNCTNNMAEYEACILDLKMDIDRNVHELLVIGDSDLLIHQVQGEWVVKNPKIIPYVLYVQNLCKRFCKIEFRHTRRIQNELADTLSTIASMIKHPFTDYIDPLDIELKEHLAIVHMLRRNQTSGEILYRRTPNLGLLKCVDAVEDAKLIEQIHAGVSPHGQLYRQRMIHAFHKRVYSFALISANSSDRRT; encoded by the exons ATGGACCCGCTGAAGTATATCTTCCAGAAGGCGATGCCGACTGGAAAATTAGCTAAGtggcaaatgttgttgagtgaGTTTGATATCGTGTATGTAACTCAGAAGGCAATAAAGACACATGccttggctgatcatcttgctGAAA gttggagattattctttgatggagcggcAAATCATCAAGGGAAACGTATTGGGGAGGTCCTAGTGTCGGAATCTGGTCAGCACTACCCCATGGCGACTAAGCTCCAATTTAATTGCACGAACAACATGGCCGAATATGAAGCTTGTATCCTCGATTTGAAAATGGACATTGACAGGAATGTCCACGAGCtgttggttattggagactcaGATTTGTTGATTCATCAGGTTCAGGGAGAATGGGTCGTGAAGAACCCGaagattataccttacgtaCTGTATGTACAGAACTTGTGCAAAAGATTTTGCaagatcgagttcagacatactcgCAGAATACAGAATGAATTGGCTGATACTCTTTCCACCATCGCTTCTATGATTAAACATCCATTTACTGATTACATTGATCCTCTGGACATAGAGCTGAAAGAACATCTAGCCATTGTTCACATGTTGAGGCGGAACCAGACG aGTGGAGAAATCCTGTATAGGAGGACTCCAAATTTGGGTCTTCTCAAATGTGTCGATGCTGTTGAAGATGCAAAacttattgaacagatacatgctgGA GTGTCACCTCATGGTCAGTTGTATCGACAGAGAATGATTCATGCTTTTCACAAGAGA GTTTATAGCTTTGCTTTGATATCAGCAAATTCTTCTGATCGACGAACATGA
- the LOC107016875 gene encoding uncharacterized protein LOC107016875, whose product MSNEGIRVDPTKVESIRGWDRPTSVIEVLSFVGSFDRLTRQNVPFLWSEECKMSFMKLKELLISAPMLTLPIEGEYIMNQGYLNLRQRCWIELLKDYDLSILYHPGKMNVVADALSRKAVSIDNLAFLSVGERPLALDIQFFANSMVRLDISDSRRVLAYMGVQSTSHDRIRGCQFEDKSLVALRDRVLAGDGNQATLDPDGVLRFAGRICVPRVGDLIQLILSEAHEFRYSIHPCTAKMYRDLRQHYWWSSMRRDIADFVSRCLCCQQVKGEHLRHGGEFQRLPIP is encoded by the exons ATGTCCAATGAGGGTATTAGGGTTGATCCGACGAAGGTTGAGTCTATTCGTGGTTGGGACAGACCCACTTCTGTTATTGAGGTTCTTAGCTTTGTCGG CTCCTTTGATCGGTTGACTCGCCAGAATGTTCCCTTTTTATGGTCGGAGGAGTGTAAGATGAGCTTTATGAAGCTAAAGGAGTTGCTTATTAGCGCTCCTATGTTGACTCTTCCGATTGAGGGAGAG TACATCATGAACCAGGGGTACCTTAATTTGAGGCAGCGTTGTTGGATTGAGCTCCTGAAGGATTATGATCTCTCTATTCTCTATCATCCGGGCAAGATGAACGTGGTAGCGGATGCCTTGAGCCGGAAGGCGGTGAGTATCGATAATCTAGCCTTCTTATCAGTGGGGGAGAGACCCTTGGCTTTGGACATTCAGTTTTTTGCCAATAGCATGGTTCGATTAGATATCTCAGATTCTAGACGCGTCTTGGCTTATATGGGAGTTCAATCTACTTCGCATGATAGGATCCGTGGTTGTCAGTTTGAGGATAAGTCCTTGGTGGCCCTTAGAGATCGAGTGTTAGCGGGTGATGGAAATCAGGCTACCTTAGATCCTGATGGAGTGTTGAGATTCGCCGGTCGCATCTGTGTCCCGAGAGTTGGGGATTTGATACAGCTGATACTTTCTGAGGCTCATGAGTTTAGATATTCTATCCATCCGTGTACAGCGaaaatgtatcgtgatttgAGACAACATTACTGGTGGAGTAGCATGAGACGAGATATTGCTGACTTTGTTTCTCGTTGCTTGTGCTGCCAGCAAGTAAAGGGTGAGCATTTGAGGCATGGTGGTGAATTTCAGAGATTACCCATTCCGTAA